The sequence AGACAGGTCGTGAAGATGGAGGAAGAGATAAAAAGCCCGGATAAAGATGCAATGCTTCCTGACGTCATCAAGCGGGCTAAGGAGTTTGGGTTTTCGGATATGCGGCTGGCCGAGCTTTTAGAACTGGCGGACAGTCAAGTTGAGGAGAGGAGAAGGGATCAGGGCCTTCGAGCCGTTTACAAGATGGTAGATACGTGCGCCGCAGAATTTGAAGCCTATACACCTTACCTCTATTCGACATACGAGCGAGAGGACGAGGCGCTTCCCACCGCCAATAGGAAAATGGTGATCCTGGGCAGCGGCCCTAACCGGATTGGGCAGGGAATAGAATTTGACTACTGCTGTGTTCATGCCTCCTTCGCCCTCAAGGAAGAGGGCTTTGAGACGATAATGGTCAACTGTAACCCGGAGACGGTGAGCACGGATTACGACACATCTGACCGCCTCTATTTTGAACCCCTCACCCTAGAGGATACTATGTCCATAATCGAGAGGGAAAAGCCGGAGGGGGTGATAGTCCATCTGGGCGGACAAACCCCACTAAAACTGGCGATTCCGCTGGAGAAGAAGGGCGCAAAAATAATCGGCACCTCTCCGGAGAGTATTGACCTAGCCGAGGACCGGGAGAGGTTCCGTGATTTAATACTTCAGCTTGGACTTACCCAGCCTAAGAGCGGCATTGCCCGGAGCGGGGATGGGGCACTCGCCGTGGCCAAGGAAATCGGATATCCGGTCGTGGTAAGGCCTTCTTACGTGCTAGGCGGACGGGCGATGGAAATCGTTTACACCGAGGAATCCTTAAAACGCTACATCAGAGAAGCGGTAAAGGTTTCTCCCAACCATCCTATTTTAATCGACGAGTTTTTAAAGGACGCAATAGAAGTCGACGTTGATGCCGTTTCCGACGGAAAGACCGTGGTGATAGGCGGAGTTCTCGAACACATAGAAGAAGCCGGCGTACATTCCGGCGATAGCGCCATGGTTCTTCCGCCCTTTTCCATAGGTCAATATCTGATTGACGAGATAAAGCGCCAGACCCGGGAGCTTGCCCTGGCGTTAAAGGTGGTTGGGCTGGTGAACGTTCAGTTCGCCATTAAAAACAGGGATGTCTACGTGCTCGAGGTAAATCCCCGGGCCAGCCGTACCGTTCCATTTGTCAGTAAAGCTATCGGAGTTCCTCTGGCAAAGATAGGAGCCAAGGTTATGGTTGGTAAGACTCTCGGACAGCTCGGGTTCACCGATGAGATTATCCCGGAGCATATTTGCGTGAAGGAATCCGTCTTTCCCTTCATAAAATTCCCCGGTGTGGATACGATATTGGGACCGGAGATGAAATCCACGGGAGAGGTCATGGGTATTGATAACGAATTAAGACGCGCCTTTGCCAAGGCTCAGCTTGCCGCCGGTACTAATCTGCCCCTTTCCGGAACTGCATTCGTAAGCGTAAAGGACGACGACAAGCCCCGAATCGTCAGTATAGTGAGAAAGCTTCAGGAACTGGGGTTTGGACTCATGGCCACCCGGGGGACCGCTTCGTATCTAGAGAATCTCAAAATACATTGCCGGATGGTCAACAAGGTTATCGAAGGAAGACCCCACGTCGTCGACCACATGAAAAACGGAGAGGTCCAGCTAGTGATAAACACCACATTCGGAGAGAAAGAGGTTGCCCAGTCCTATTCCATTAGAAGGACGGCTCTGGTTCATAATGTTCCATACTATACTACTATCTCCGGTGCGAAGGCCGCCGTCGGGGCAATAGAGGTTTTGAAAAAAGAGGGGCTTGACGTAAGGGCCCTTCAGGATTATTACAAAGAAGGTATACTGAGTAGGTATAATTAATTTTTCGTAGACCTGTAACGTAATAATAAAGAACAACGTGACAGCGAGGCAACTAGTAGGGGCGACCCGCCGGGTCGCCCCTACAATTTCTATTCAGTTTTGGCACTGCCCGATTTAAGGAGGGAAAAATGTCAACGGAGAGAGTTCCAATTACACCCGAAGGATACAAGAGGCTTCAAGACGAGCTACAGAGGCTTAAAACAGTGGAGCGGCCTCAGGTCATAAAGATGATTGAATACGCCAGGTCCCTCGGAGACCTCTCTGAAAATGCGGAGTACGAGACGGCAAAACAGAGACAGAGCTTTGTCGAGGGAAGGATTCAAGAGCTTGAGAATAAGATTGCCCGGGCGGAGGTTATAGACCCATCAACCCTTCCTAATAAAGATAGGGTTATGTTTGGAGTGCATGTGACAATTGAAGAAATAGAAACCGGTAACACCATAACCTATCAACTGGTCGGGCCGGACGAATCCGAGCCGGAGAACGGAAAAATCTCCGTAACCTCTCCCATAGGTCGGGCGCTTCTGGGAAAGCGTGAAGACGACGAAGCCCGCGTCCAAACCCCTTCGGGGATAAGGGAGTTTGTGGTGTTGAAGATTGAGTAGGGACAACCCTTGCGGAGCCCATTCCACCATCAAGGTATATCAATTGGGCTAAGTACCGCCAGTCCTCCACACTCAGAACGTGCGTGTAAATCATTGTGGTCTTAACATCCTTGTGCCCCAATAACTCTTGCACGGTCCGAATGTCATAACCGTTTTGAAGCAGGTGCGTGGCGAAACTGTGGCGAAGTGTGTGG comes from Thermodesulfobacteriota bacterium and encodes:
- the carB gene encoding carbamoyl-phosphate synthase large subunit; its protein translation is MPKRTDIKKILLVGSGPIIIGQACEFDYSGTQACKALKEEGYQIVLVNSNPATIMTDPAFADKTYIEPLIPEIVAKVIEKERPQALLPTLGGQTALNIAVSLAESGVLDKFGVELIGAKLHAIKKAEDRKLFKEAMLRIGLNVPRSGIAHSMEEAWKVVDEIGFPVIIRPAFTLGGTGGSVAYNREEFEEFAKVGLDSSPVREILIEESVLGWKEFELEVMRDGKDNVVIICSIENFDPMGVHTGDSITVAPAQTLTDKEYQRMRDAAIAIIREIGVDTGGSNIQFGVNPKDGKMVVIEMNPRVSRSSALASKATGFPIAKIAAKLAVGYTLDEIPNDITRYTPASFEPTIDYVVVKIPRFAFEKFPQTEPVLTTQMKSVGEVMAIGRTFKESLQKAMRSLEIDSYGFEPRSQDVELIREKLRVPSPERLWYLADAFRCGMKIDELYALTGIDPWFLENIRQVVKMEEEIKSPDKDAMLPDVIKRAKEFGFSDMRLAELLELADSQVEERRRDQGLRAVYKMVDTCAAEFEAYTPYLYSTYEREDEALPTANRKMVILGSGPNRIGQGIEFDYCCVHASFALKEEGFETIMVNCNPETVSTDYDTSDRLYFEPLTLEDTMSIIEREKPEGVIVHLGGQTPLKLAIPLEKKGAKIIGTSPESIDLAEDRERFRDLILQLGLTQPKSGIARSGDGALAVAKEIGYPVVVRPSYVLGGRAMEIVYTEESLKRYIREAVKVSPNHPILIDEFLKDAIEVDVDAVSDGKTVVIGGVLEHIEEAGVHSGDSAMVLPPFSIGQYLIDEIKRQTRELALALKVVGLVNVQFAIKNRDVYVLEVNPRASRTVPFVSKAIGVPLAKIGAKVMVGKTLGQLGFTDEIIPEHICVKESVFPFIKFPGVDTILGPEMKSTGEVMGIDNELRRAFAKAQLAAGTNLPLSGTAFVSVKDDDKPRIVSIVRKLQELGFGLMATRGTASYLENLKIHCRMVNKVIEGRPHVVDHMKNGEVQLVINTTFGEKEVAQSYSIRRTALVHNVPYYTTISGAKAAVGAIEVLKKEGLDVRALQDYYKEGILSRYN
- the greA gene encoding transcription elongation factor GreA; this translates as MSTERVPITPEGYKRLQDELQRLKTVERPQVIKMIEYARSLGDLSENAEYETAKQRQSFVEGRIQELENKIARAEVIDPSTLPNKDRVMFGVHVTIEEIETGNTITYQLVGPDESEPENGKISVTSPIGRALLGKREDDEARVQTPSGIREFVVLKIE